One genomic window of Quercus robur chromosome 6, dhQueRobu3.1, whole genome shotgun sequence includes the following:
- the LOC126688407 gene encoding uncharacterized protein LOC126688407, whose amino-acid sequence MGYIYEAMDRAKEAIIKVFNENEERYSNIFKIIDERWECQLHQPLHAVGHFLNPEYFYFDDNIATNHEITAGLYACIQRLVPTAEIQDKIMAELPIYKKAEGLFGIELAKRSRKTRAPAEWWSLYGSSTPNLQQLAIRILSLTCSACGCERNWSVFEQVSFEV is encoded by the exons ATGGGTTACATATATGAGGCAATGGATAGGGCTAAAGAAGCTATTATAAAAGTTTTTAATGAGAATGAAGAAAggtattcaaatatttttaaaatcattgatGAGAGATGGGAATGTCAATTACATCAGCCTTTGCATGCAGTGGGTCATTTCTTGAATCCTGAGTACTTCTATTTTGATGATAACATAGCAACAAATCATGAAATTACAGCAGGATTGTATGCTTGCATACAAAGACTAGTTCCTACTGCTGAAATTCAGGACAAGATCATGGCTGAGCTACCCATCTATAAGAAAGCTGAAGGACTCTTTGGCATTGAATTGGCTAAAAGATCAAGAAAGACAAGGGCTCCAG ctGAATGGTGGAGTTTGTATGGGAGCTCAACTCCGAATTTGCAACAGTTAGCTATAAGAATCTTGAGCTTGACTTGTAGTGCATGTGGTTGTGAGCGCAATTGGAGTGTGTTTGAGCAGGTGAGTTTTGAAGTATAA